One Mesorhizobium sp. J428 DNA segment encodes these proteins:
- a CDS encoding gamma-glutamyltransferase family protein, translated as MRDFQRPGRSPVIAGNGMAATSHPLATAAAIDVLKSGGNAVDAAVAASAVLTVVEPHMTGIGGDCFVILVEPDGSVHGLNGSGRAPAGASAEAYRARGLTEIPEFGALSITVPGAIKAWETLLARFGTRGFDALFADAIRYAEEGYPVHARVAWDWARQVDALSADEGGSMHYLVDGRSPAAGARHHQPALGATLRAIAAKGSRAFYEGPIAAEMAAVVQAKGGYLAEEDLAAVAADWVTPISTHYRGHDVLEIPPNGQGITALIMLNLMRELGVEHLPPDSAERYHLEIEAGRIAYSVLHREVSDPATMKVAVETVLADGFTRDLARQFDPARRNPAVAFPKNPASDTVYLSVVDRDRRAVSFINSTYDAFGSRVVTPVAGIALQNRGACFNLVEGHPNEIGPLKRPLHTIIPAMAMKDGRAFASFGVMGGDFQPMGHAHVFSNLVDHGMDPQAAIDHPRLFWGEDGVLDAEAGISPVVRDGMLARGHHLRDAARPHGGGQMIVIDEANGFLVGGSDPRKDGCAMGW; from the coding sequence ATGCGCGACTTCCAGCGCCCCGGCCGCTCGCCCGTCATCGCCGGGAACGGCATGGCCGCGACGTCGCACCCGCTTGCCACCGCCGCGGCGATCGATGTGCTGAAGTCCGGCGGCAACGCCGTCGATGCCGCGGTCGCAGCGTCGGCCGTGCTCACCGTGGTCGAACCGCATATGACCGGCATCGGCGGTGACTGCTTCGTCATCCTGGTCGAGCCGGACGGTTCCGTGCACGGGCTCAACGGCTCCGGCCGGGCGCCCGCGGGTGCGAGCGCCGAGGCCTATCGCGCGCGCGGGCTGACGGAAATCCCAGAATTCGGCGCACTCTCGATCACAGTCCCTGGCGCGATCAAGGCGTGGGAGACGCTGCTTGCGCGCTTCGGCACTCGGGGCTTCGACGCGCTCTTTGCGGACGCCATCCGCTACGCCGAAGAGGGCTACCCGGTCCATGCCCGCGTGGCGTGGGACTGGGCGCGGCAGGTCGACGCCCTGTCGGCAGACGAGGGCGGTTCTATGCACTACCTGGTCGACGGCCGCTCTCCGGCTGCAGGCGCCCGACACCACCAGCCGGCGCTGGGCGCAACGCTGCGTGCGATTGCCGCGAAAGGCTCTCGCGCCTTCTATGAGGGACCGATCGCCGCCGAGATGGCCGCCGTCGTGCAGGCCAAGGGCGGCTATCTCGCCGAGGAGGATCTCGCCGCCGTCGCCGCCGACTGGGTGACGCCGATCTCGACGCATTATCGCGGCCACGACGTGCTGGAGATCCCGCCGAACGGTCAGGGCATCACCGCGCTGATCATGCTCAACCTGATGCGCGAACTCGGCGTCGAACATCTGCCGCCCGACAGCGCGGAGCGCTACCATCTCGAGATCGAGGCGGGCCGAATCGCCTATTCAGTGCTGCACCGAGAAGTCTCCGATCCCGCCACGATGAAGGTCGCGGTCGAGACCGTGCTGGCGGACGGCTTCACGCGAGATCTGGCGCGGCAGTTTGACCCCGCGCGGCGCAACCCGGCCGTCGCCTTCCCTAAGAACCCGGCCTCCGACACGGTCTATCTCTCCGTGGTCGACCGCGACCGCCGCGCCGTCTCGTTCATCAATTCGACCTACGACGCCTTCGGCTCGCGCGTGGTTACACCGGTCGCCGGTATCGCGCTGCAGAACCGGGGGGCCTGCTTCAACCTGGTCGAGGGCCATCCCAACGAGATCGGCCCGCTCAAGCGGCCGCTGCACACCATCATCCCCGCCATGGCGATGAAGGACGGCCGCGCCTTTGCCTCCTTCGGCGTCATGGGCGGCGACTTCCAGCCGATGGGCCATGCCCACGTCTTCTCCAACCTCGTCGACCACGGCATGGACCCTCAGGCCGCAATCGACCATCCGCGCCTGTTCTGGGGCGAGGACGGCGTGCTCGACGCCGAAGCCGGCATCTCGCCCGTCGTCCGCGACGGGATGTTGGCGCGCGGCCATCACCTCCGGGACGCCGCGCGTCCGCACGGCGGCGGCCAGATGATCGTCATCGACGAGGCGAACGGCTTCCTGGTCGGCGGCTCCGACCCACGCAAGGACGGCTGCGCGATGGGGTGGTGA
- a CDS encoding MoxR family ATPase: MRFEGTAAYVADKDLMVAVNAAIALERPLLVKGEPGTGKTELARQVAAALGLDLIEWHVKSTTKAQQGLYEYDAVSRLRDSQLGDERFNDIRNYIKKGKLWEAFATDRKVVLLIDEIDKADIEFPNDLLQELDRMEFFVYETGETIRAENRPIVIITSNNEKELPDAFLRRCFFHYIRFPEVDTLQKIVDVHYPGIKQNLVRAALTQFYEVREMPGLKKKPSTSEALDWIRLLVADDVDPETLRSDPKNALPKLHGALLKNEQDVHLFERLAFMARRSG; this comes from the coding sequence ATGCGTTTTGAAGGAACGGCGGCCTATGTCGCGGACAAGGATCTCATGGTCGCGGTGAACGCGGCAATCGCGCTGGAGCGGCCGCTGCTCGTGAAGGGTGAGCCGGGCACCGGCAAGACGGAGCTCGCGCGCCAGGTGGCCGCTGCGCTCGGGCTCGACCTGATCGAATGGCACGTCAAGTCGACGACCAAGGCGCAGCAGGGCCTCTATGAATATGACGCGGTGTCGCGCCTGCGCGACAGCCAGCTCGGCGACGAGCGGTTCAACGACATCCGCAACTACATCAAGAAGGGCAAGCTCTGGGAAGCGTTCGCTACCGACCGCAAGGTGGTGCTGCTGATCGACGAGATCGACAAGGCCGATATCGAGTTTCCGAACGACCTCCTGCAGGAACTCGACCGGATGGAGTTTTTCGTCTACGAGACCGGCGAGACGATCCGTGCGGAGAACCGGCCGATCGTCATCATCACCTCGAACAACGAGAAGGAATTGCCGGACGCATTCCTGCGCCGCTGCTTCTTCCACTATATCCGCTTCCCCGAGGTCGACACGCTGCAGAAGATCGTCGACGTGCACTATCCGGGCATCAAACAGAACCTGGTGCGCGCGGCTCTCACCCAGTTCTACGAGGTGCGCGAGATGCCGGGGCTGAAGAAGAAGCCGTCGACCTCGGAGGCGCTCGACTGGATTCGTCTGCTTGTTGCCGACGACGTAGACCCCGAGACGCTGCGCTCCGACCCGAAGAACGCCCTGCCCAAGCTGCACGGCGCGCTGCTCAAGAACGAGCAGGACGTCCACCTGTTCGAGCGGCTGGCCTTCATGGCGCGGCGCAGCGGCTAA
- a CDS encoding acetyl-CoA C-acetyltransferase codes for MSASSSIVIASAARTPVGSFNGSFAATPAHELGAVVIKEVLARAGVDAKEVDEVILGQVLTAAAGQNPARQASIAAGLPIETTAWGLNQVCGSGLRTIAVGMQQIANGDAKVIVAGGQESMSLSPHAQHLRAGTKMGDLKLIDTMIKDGLWDAFNGYHMGNTAENVARQFQITREAQDEFALGSQNKAEAAQKAGKFKDEIVAVTLKGRKGDTIVDSDEYIRHGATIDAMQKLKPAFDKEGTVTAANASGLNDGAAAVLLMTEDEAKRRGITPLARIASWATAGVDPSIMGTGPIPASKKALEKAGWSVGDLDLVEANEAFAAQACAVNKSLGWDPSIVNVNGGAIAIGHPIGASGARIFNTLVYEMRRRGAKKGLATLCIGGGMGVAMCVEAMN; via the coding sequence ATGTCTGCTTCCTCCTCCATCGTCATCGCCTCCGCCGCCCGCACGCCGGTCGGCTCGTTCAACGGCTCCTTCGCTGCGACGCCAGCGCACGAACTCGGCGCAGTCGTGATCAAGGAAGTCCTGGCGCGCGCCGGCGTGGACGCGAAGGAGGTCGACGAGGTCATCCTCGGCCAGGTGCTGACCGCCGCCGCCGGCCAGAACCCGGCCCGCCAGGCCTCGATCGCAGCCGGCCTGCCGATCGAGACGACCGCCTGGGGCCTTAACCAGGTCTGCGGTTCGGGCCTGCGCACCATCGCCGTCGGCATGCAGCAGATCGCCAATGGCGACGCCAAGGTCATCGTAGCCGGGGGCCAGGAATCGATGTCGCTCTCGCCGCATGCGCAGCACCTGCGCGCCGGCACCAAGATGGGCGACCTCAAGCTGATCGACACGATGATCAAGGACGGCCTGTGGGACGCCTTCAACGGCTACCACATGGGCAATACCGCCGAAAACGTTGCCCGCCAGTTCCAGATCACCCGCGAGGCGCAGGACGAGTTCGCGCTTGGCTCGCAGAATAAGGCCGAAGCCGCGCAGAAGGCCGGCAAGTTCAAGGACGAGATCGTCGCCGTCACGCTCAAGGGCCGCAAGGGCGATACGATCGTCGACAGCGACGAATACATCCGCCACGGCGCGACCATCGACGCCATGCAGAAGCTGAAGCCTGCCTTCGACAAGGAAGGCACGGTCACCGCCGCCAACGCGTCGGGCCTCAATGACGGCGCCGCCGCGGTGCTCCTCATGACCGAAGACGAGGCGAAGCGCCGCGGCATCACCCCGCTCGCCCGCATTGCCTCCTGGGCGACCGCCGGCGTCGACCCCTCCATCATGGGCACCGGCCCGATCCCGGCCTCGAAGAAGGCGCTCGAAAAGGCCGGCTGGTCCGTCGGCGATCTCGATCTCGTCGAAGCGAACGAGGCCTTCGCCGCGCAGGCTTGCGCGGTCAACAAGAGCCTCGGGTGGGATCCGTCGATCGTCAACGTCAACGGCGGCGCCATTGCCATCGGCCACCCGATCGGCGCCTCCGGCGCGCGCATCTTCAACACGCTTGTCTACGAGATGCGTCGCCGCGGCGCGAAGAAGGGTCTGGCCACGCTCTGCATCGGCGGCGGCATGGGCGTCGCGATGTGCGTTGAAGCGATGAACTGA
- the phaR gene encoding polyhydroxyalkanoate synthesis repressor PhaR has translation MPVKDEPVVIKKYANRRLYNTGTSTYVTLEDLAEMVKRGEDFNVQDAKTGEDITHPVLTQIIFELENKDGQNMLPVSFLRQLISFYGDQMQMIVPSFLEQSMIAFSKEQERFREQMTSAFGKSPIDFMSMPTSIKAIEEQTRRNMEMFQNAMKMFTAFPAAGTTAPEPEEAPKPRRAAEKTDELAELKDQIAAMQRKLEQLGK, from the coding sequence ATGCCCGTTAAGGACGAGCCGGTCGTCATCAAGAAATACGCAAACCGTCGCCTGTACAATACAGGCACCAGCACCTACGTGACGCTCGAAGACCTCGCCGAAATGGTCAAAAGGGGCGAGGACTTCAATGTCCAGGACGCCAAGACCGGCGAGGACATCACCCATCCCGTCCTGACCCAGATCATCTTCGAACTGGAAAACAAGGACGGGCAGAACATGTTGCCCGTCTCCTTCCTGCGTCAGCTCATCTCGTTCTACGGCGACCAGATGCAGATGATCGTGCCGAGCTTCCTCGAGCAGTCGATGATCGCCTTCTCCAAGGAGCAGGAGCGGTTCCGCGAGCAGATGACGTCGGCCTTCGGCAAGTCGCCGATCGACTTCATGAGCATGCCAACGTCCATCAAGGCGATCGAGGAGCAGACGCGGCGGAACATGGAGATGTTCCAGAATGCTATGAAGATGTTCACCGCCTTCCCGGCAGCCGGTACCACCGCGCCCGAGCCGGAGGAAGCGCCGAAGCCGCGCAGGGCGGCCGAGAAGACCGATGAACTTGCTGAGCTGAAGGACCAGATCGCGGCGATGCAGCGCAAGCTGGAGCAACTCGGGAAGTAA
- a CDS encoding TerC family protein, with amino-acid sequence MEWLLGFFDWTSDPTAWVALATLVILEVVLGIDNLIFISILTNKLPIEQQARARRLGISAALIMRLMLLATISFIVQLTTPLFTSFGHPFSWRDIILIAGGLFLVWKATREIHHTVDPQDHKEDMVGGAVSMTIGAAIFQILLLDLVFSIDSIITAVGMTDHIAIMYIAVICAVTVMLLAAEPLSKFIAKNPTIVMLALGFLLMIGMTLIADGFGFHVPKGYIYAAMGFSALVEALNMLARRAKTRQ; translated from the coding sequence ATGGAATGGCTTCTCGGCTTCTTCGACTGGACGAGCGATCCGACGGCATGGGTGGCGCTCGCCACACTCGTCATTCTCGAGGTCGTCCTCGGCATCGACAACCTCATCTTCATCTCGATCCTGACCAACAAGCTGCCGATCGAGCAGCAGGCAAGGGCCCGGCGCCTCGGCATCAGCGCCGCGCTGATCATGCGATTGATGCTCCTGGCCACGATCTCGTTCATCGTGCAGCTCACGACGCCGCTGTTCACCTCGTTCGGCCATCCGTTCTCGTGGCGTGACATCATCCTCATCGCCGGCGGCCTGTTCCTGGTCTGGAAAGCGACGCGCGAGATCCACCACACGGTCGATCCGCAGGACCACAAGGAGGACATGGTCGGCGGTGCGGTCTCGATGACCATCGGCGCCGCGATCTTCCAGATCCTGCTGCTCGACCTCGTCTTCTCGATCGACTCGATCATCACCGCTGTCGGCATGACCGACCACATCGCGATCATGTATATCGCCGTGATCTGCGCCGTGACAGTGATGCTGCTCGCGGCGGAACCGCTGTCGAAGTTCATCGCGAAGAACCCGACCATCGTCATGCTGGCGCTGGGCTTCCTCTTGATGATCGGCATGACGCTGATCGCAGACGGCTTCGGCTTCCACGTGCCCAAGGGCTACATCTACGCCGCAATGGGCTTCTCGGCCCTCGTCGAGGCGCTTAACATGCTGGCGCGCCGGGCCAAGACGAGGCAGTGA
- the rpmF gene encoding 50S ribosomal protein L32 translates to MAVPKRKTSPSKRGMRRSADALKAPTYVEDKNSGEMRRPHHIDLKTGMYRGRQVLEPKES, encoded by the coding sequence ATGGCAGTTCCTAAACGAAAGACCTCCCCGTCGAAGCGCGGCATGCGCCGCTCGGCCGATGCGCTGAAGGCCCCGACCTATGTCGAGGACAAGAATTCCGGCGAGATGCGCCGCCCGCATCACATCGACCTGAAGACCGGCATGTATCGCGGCCGCCAAGTTCTCGAGCCCAAGGAAAGCTGA
- a CDS encoding beta-ketoacyl-ACP reductase has translation MARVALVTGGSRGIGAAISIALRDAGYKVAANYAGNDEAAAAFNKETGIPVYKWSVADYDACVAGIAQVEADLGPVEVLVNNAGITRDAMFHRMTREQWSEVINTNLNGAFNMTHPVWSGMRDRKFGRVITISSINGQKGQMGQANYSAAKAGDIGFTKALAQEGAKAGITVNVIAPGYIGTDMVMAVPEKVRESIIAQIPVGRLGEPAEIARCVVFLASDEAGFITGSTLTANGGQYIT, from the coding sequence ATGGCACGTGTAGCACTGGTCACGGGCGGCTCTCGCGGCATCGGGGCGGCGATCTCGATCGCGCTGAGGGATGCTGGCTACAAGGTCGCAGCGAACTATGCCGGCAACGACGAGGCCGCCGCCGCCTTCAACAAGGAAACTGGCATTCCGGTCTATAAATGGTCGGTCGCGGACTACGATGCCTGCGTCGCCGGCATCGCCCAGGTCGAGGCAGATCTCGGCCCGGTCGAGGTGCTGGTGAACAATGCCGGCATCACGCGCGACGCAATGTTCCATCGCATGACCCGCGAGCAGTGGAGCGAAGTGATCAACACCAACCTGAACGGCGCCTTCAACATGACGCATCCGGTATGGAGCGGCATGCGCGACCGAAAGTTCGGCCGCGTGATCACTATCTCCTCGATCAACGGCCAGAAGGGCCAGATGGGCCAGGCGAACTATTCGGCGGCCAAGGCGGGCGACATCGGCTTCACCAAGGCGCTGGCGCAGGAAGGCGCCAAGGCCGGCATTACGGTCAATGTCATCGCCCCCGGCTACATTGGCACCGATATGGTGATGGCGGTGCCGGAGAAGGTGCGCGAATCGATTATCGCCCAGATTCCGGTCGGACGATTGGGCGAACCGGCAGAGATCGCGCGCTGCGTGGTGTTCCTTGCCTCGGACGAGGCAGGTTTCATCACAGGATCGACGCTCACCGCCAATGGCGGCCAGTACATCACCTGA
- a CDS encoding 5-formyltetrahydrofolate cyclo-ligase has product MDDRAIKKKLRQEALARRDALSPEWRIEASLGMADRAGEIGVEPGAVVSGFWPMRSEVDVRPLMFALRELGGRLCLPAILDKDTIVFRELVRGAPMIDMGFGTAGPGPEAEVLQPTLMLVPLAAFDRRGHRIGYGAGYYDRAIARLQASARPPRLVGIAFDCQEVEKVPDEPHDIVIPEFLTESGLRSFAPAL; this is encoded by the coding sequence ATGGACGATCGCGCGATCAAGAAGAAGCTCCGGCAGGAGGCGCTCGCCCGACGCGACGCGTTGTCGCCGGAATGGCGGATCGAGGCCTCCCTCGGCATGGCGGACAGGGCCGGCGAGATCGGCGTCGAGCCGGGCGCGGTCGTCTCCGGCTTCTGGCCGATGCGCTCCGAGGTCGACGTCCGCCCGCTGATGTTCGCGCTGCGCGAACTCGGCGGGCGCCTCTGCCTCCCCGCGATCCTCGACAAGGATACGATCGTCTTCCGCGAACTCGTGCGCGGCGCGCCGATGATCGACATGGGCTTCGGCACCGCCGGCCCGGGCCCCGAGGCCGAAGTGCTCCAACCGACCCTCATGCTCGTCCCGCTCGCCGCCTTCGACCGGCGCGGCCACCGCATTGGCTATGGCGCCGGCTATTACGACCGCGCGATCGCGCGTCTCCAGGCCAGTGCTCGTCCGCCCCGCCTGGTCGGCATTGCCTTCGATTGCCAGGAGGTCGAAAAGGTCCCGGACGAACCTCATGACATCGTCATTCCCGAATTCCTGACGGAATCCGGCTTGCGCAGCTTCGCGCCGGCTCTATAG
- a CDS encoding YmdB family metallophosphoesterase — protein sequence MRLLFLGDMVGRTGRTAVWERLPGLISDFGLDFVIVNGENAAGGFGITEEIFQETLQAGADVVTTGNHVWDQREALAFAPREERFLRPANFPKGTPGRGSGVYLAKNGARVMVSNIMGRVFMHPELDDPFVAGERELAACPLGEQADAVVIDFHAEATSEKMCFAHFVDGRASLVVGTHTHCPTADHQILNGGTAYLSDAGMCGDYDSSLGMDKEEPLNRFLSKVPKGRFEAATGPATICGVGVEISDRTGLAEKIGLLRQGPRLEETLPSFWT from the coding sequence ATGCGTCTTCTCTTTCTGGGCGACATGGTGGGCAGAACGGGCCGCACGGCGGTCTGGGAACGCCTTCCCGGTCTCATCTCCGACTTCGGGCTCGATTTCGTCATCGTCAATGGCGAGAACGCCGCCGGCGGCTTCGGCATCACCGAAGAGATCTTCCAGGAGACCTTGCAGGCCGGCGCTGACGTCGTCACCACCGGCAACCATGTCTGGGACCAGCGTGAGGCGCTGGCGTTTGCGCCGCGCGAGGAACGCTTCCTGCGGCCCGCCAACTTTCCGAAGGGCACGCCGGGCCGCGGCTCGGGCGTCTACCTCGCAAAGAACGGGGCCCGCGTGATGGTCTCCAACATCATGGGCCGCGTCTTCATGCACCCCGAGCTCGACGATCCGTTCGTCGCCGGTGAGCGCGAGCTCGCGGCCTGTCCGCTTGGCGAGCAGGCGGACGCGGTGGTGATCGACTTCCACGCCGAGGCGACCTCGGAGAAGATGTGCTTCGCCCACTTCGTCGACGGCCGCGCCAGTCTCGTCGTCGGCACCCACACGCACTGCCCCACCGCCGACCACCAGATCCTCAACGGTGGCACGGCATATCTGTCCGATGCCGGCATGTGCGGCGATTACGATTCCTCGCTCGGCATGGACAAGGAGGAGCCGCTCAACCGTTTCCTGTCCAAGGTTCCGAAGGGCCGCTTCGAGGCCGCAACCGGCCCCGCCACGATCTGCGGCGTCGGCGTGGAGATTTCCGACCGCACCGGCCTGGCCGAAAAGATCGGCCTGCTGCGGCAGGGTCCCCGCCTCGAGGAAACCCTTCCCTCCTTCTGGACCTGA
- the aqpZ gene encoding aquaporin Z, which yields MQKRLFAEFLGTFWLVFGGCGSAVLAAAFPDVGIGLLGVSLAFGLTVLTMAYAVGGISGGHFNPAVSVGLLVAGRFPAKDLIPYVIAQLVGAVVAAAVLYFIVSGKADFAGVGGFASNGYGEFSPGKFSLGAALVMEVVMTFVFLMIILGATTGRVPAGFAPIAIGLGLTLIHLVSIPVTNTSVNPARSTGVALFAETPALAQLWLFWVAPIVGAAIAGVVHKAVFGDD from the coding sequence ATGCAAAAGCGTCTCTTCGCCGAATTCCTCGGCACGTTCTGGCTTGTGTTCGGCGGCTGCGGCAGCGCCGTTCTCGCCGCCGCGTTTCCGGATGTTGGTATCGGTTTGCTTGGCGTGTCGCTCGCCTTCGGCCTCACCGTGCTGACGATGGCCTATGCCGTCGGCGGCATCTCGGGCGGTCACTTCAACCCGGCGGTCTCCGTCGGCCTCCTGGTCGCCGGCCGCTTCCCGGCGAAGGACCTGATCCCCTACGTGATCGCACAGCTCGTCGGCGCGGTGGTCGCGGCGGCGGTGCTCTACTTCATCGTCAGCGGTAAGGCGGACTTTGCCGGCGTCGGCGGCTTTGCGTCCAATGGCTACGGCGAATTCTCGCCCGGCAAGTTCTCGCTGGGTGCCGCGCTGGTCATGGAAGTCGTGATGACCTTCGTCTTCCTGATGATCATCCTCGGCGCCACCACCGGCCGGGTTCCGGCGGGCTTCGCCCCGATCGCGATCGGCCTCGGACTGACGCTGATCCACCTCGTGTCGATCCCCGTGACCAATACCTCGGTCAACCCTGCCCGCTCCACCGGCGTGGCGCTGTTTGCCGAAACGCCTGCGCTGGCGCAGCTGTGGCTGTTCTGGGTCGCCCCCATCGTCGGCGCAGCCATCGCCGGCGTCGTGCACAAGGCCGTCTTCGGCGACGACTGA
- a CDS encoding MBL fold metallo-hydrolase — MLKKTDAATDDGLHFPWAEPPAGEAFVEVAPGILWFRIPLPFRLDHVNIYLIEDGDGWAVLDTGISNQATRDAWERIVSGPLAGRRLTRLIVSHFHPDHIGLAGWMCERFEMPLLTSQTGYLGCINISLSPNAMGEKPYQDFYRSHGMSLETAQLVATHGNGYLRMVSPLPPTFRRLVAGDELEIGGRRFEVLSADGHAPEQLMLYLAEENVFLASDQVLAKITPNVSVWAVEPEGDPLGLYIRSLRVIENAIPGDALVLPGHQLPFYGLHERARQLAAHHAERCERIAKACEEGAKSVADLVPVLFPRQLDPHQLSFAFSETHAHVNYMVGRRELVWDRAEPERLRVMLA, encoded by the coding sequence GTGCTGAAGAAGACCGACGCGGCGACGGACGACGGGCTGCACTTTCCCTGGGCGGAGCCGCCGGCCGGCGAGGCCTTTGTCGAAGTGGCTCCCGGCATCCTCTGGTTCAGGATTCCGCTGCCGTTCCGGCTCGACCACGTCAACATCTACCTGATCGAGGACGGCGACGGCTGGGCGGTGCTCGATACGGGAATTTCCAACCAGGCAACGCGCGACGCCTGGGAGCGGATCGTCTCCGGCCCGCTCGCAGGGCGCCGGCTGACCCGGCTGATCGTCTCGCATTTCCATCCGGACCATATCGGACTGGCGGGCTGGATGTGCGAGCGGTTCGAAATGCCGCTGCTCACCAGCCAGACCGGCTATCTCGGCTGCATCAACATCTCGCTCAGTCCAAACGCCATGGGCGAGAAGCCCTATCAGGATTTCTACCGTTCGCACGGCATGTCGCTGGAGACGGCGCAGCTCGTCGCCACGCACGGCAACGGCTACCTGCGCATGGTCTCACCCCTGCCGCCGACATTCCGCCGGCTCGTCGCCGGCGACGAGCTGGAGATCGGCGGCCGCCGTTTCGAGGTGCTTTCGGCCGACGGACATGCTCCGGAACAGCTTATGCTCTATCTCGCCGAGGAGAACGTGTTCCTGGCATCGGATCAGGTTCTGGCGAAGATCACGCCGAATGTCAGCGTCTGGGCGGTCGAGCCGGAAGGCGATCCTCTCGGGCTCTACATCAGGTCGCTGCGCGTCATCGAGAATGCGATTCCCGGCGATGCGCTGGTGCTGCCCGGCCATCAGCTGCCGTTCTACGGCTTGCATGAGCGGGCGCGCCAGCTCGCCGCCCACCACGCCGAACGCTGCGAGCGTATCGCGAAGGCCTGCGAGGAAGGCGCGAAATCGGTGGCGGACCTTGTGCCTGTCCTCTTCCCCCGTCAGCTCGATCCGCACCAGCTCAGCTTCGCGTTCAGCGAAACTCACGCCCATGTGAACTACATGGTTGGGCGGCGCGAACTCGTCTGGGATCGCGCGGAGCCGGAACGGCTCCGCGTCATGCTTGCCTGA
- a CDS encoding GNAT family N-acetyltransferase — MPSVEIRPLRQSDHADWKRLWTDYLTFYKTVLPEETYVTTWKRLFDPGEYEPNGFIALVDGRAAGLVHYILHRTCWSAKNNCYLQDLYADPDVRGTGVGRRLIEAVYAEADRQGITNVYWMTHETNATARQLYDRIARRTGFIEYER, encoded by the coding sequence ATGCCGAGTGTCGAAATCCGTCCTTTGCGCCAGTCCGACCATGCCGACTGGAAGCGTCTGTGGACCGACTACCTGACCTTCTACAAGACCGTATTGCCGGAAGAGACCTATGTGACGACGTGGAAGCGCCTGTTCGATCCTGGCGAATACGAGCCGAACGGCTTTATCGCGCTGGTCGACGGCCGCGCGGCCGGCCTCGTCCACTACATCCTCCATCGCACCTGCTGGTCGGCGAAGAACAACTGCTACCTGCAGGACCTCTATGCCGACCCGGATGTTCGCGGCACGGGCGTCGGGCGCAGGCTGATCGAGGCGGTCTACGCCGAGGCAGACCGGCAGGGCATCACCAATGTCTACTGGATGACGCACGAGACCAACGCGACGGCCCGGCAGCTCTATGATCGGATCGCGAGAAGGACGGGGTTCATCGAGTATGAGAGGTGA
- a CDS encoding pyridoxamine 5'-phosphate oxidase family protein, translating to MQFITSREELRSVYKPASEGSLRKELKALDSHAASFIGRSPFVLIGTTDGKGHADVTPKGDRPGFVAVLDNRTIAIPDRPGNNRLDTLENLLEEPAIGLLFLIPGMDETLRINGKAKITADDALRARFEVDGKLPQAVIVVTVEATYMHCAKAFMRSQLWHPESWPDRKSLPTLGQILKDQLALDQSAEAMDLWLDDAYAKSMW from the coding sequence ATGCAGTTCATCACCTCCCGCGAAGAGCTTCGCAGCGTCTACAAACCCGCAAGCGAAGGATCGCTGCGCAAGGAACTCAAGGCGCTCGACAGCCACGCCGCCTCCTTCATCGGCCGTAGCCCCTTCGTGCTGATCGGCACGACGGACGGCAAGGGCCATGCGGACGTGACGCCCAAGGGCGATAGGCCCGGCTTCGTCGCGGTGCTCGACAATCGCACCATTGCAATTCCCGATCGCCCGGGGAACAACCGCCTCGACACGCTCGAAAACCTGCTCGAAGAGCCCGCGATCGGGCTTCTGTTCCTCATTCCCGGCATGGACGAGACGCTGCGCATCAACGGCAAGGCGAAGATCACTGCGGACGACGCGTTGCGCGCCCGGTTCGAGGTCGACGGCAAGCTGCCGCAGGCGGTGATCGTGGTCACGGTCGAGGCCACCTACATGCACTGCGCCAAGGCTTTCATGCGCTCGCAGCTCTGGCATCCCGAGAGCTGGCCCGACCGGAAGTCGCTGCCGACGCTCGGCCAGATCCTCAAGGACCAGCTCGCGCTGGACCAGTCGGCCGAGGCGATGGACCTCTGGCTCGACGACGCCTATGCAAAATCGATGTGGTGA